A window of [Clostridium] innocuum genomic DNA:
CAGGTGTCCCTACCACATACACACGCCTGCCGTCATGATGTTTTTTTAACCAGCGAAGAATTACATGGGTTGATACCATCATCTGTTTTTTATCGATATCAATTCCCATACCATGCAGCTTATCTATATACGCAGCTAAATCTCTGGAGGAATTGTTGGTAAAGAAATAATACTCTCTTTCGGTAGCCTTCACCGTATTGAGAAAATCATGTGTGTATGGAAATAAATTCTTCCCCAGATAGATCGTTCCATCCATATCCAGAATAAAGACGCGGATTGCTTCCATCTTCTTCTGAATCATTTTTTTATCTGTTATCATATAACTCCCCTTACCTCTAATAATTCCGATAATACGCTACAAATGCGGTACTATAATCTTCCAGCAGCCCAAGGTCCCACAGCAGCTGTAAAAGACCGTAACGCACACGTACTTCCTTTGCCAGTATCACACCATCCCTAGTCATTGTTTCATCAATACCAACCTGCATTGGACGATATGCTGCCTCTACCGATTTCAGAATCGCTGTCACCTCTTCCGGCTGCGGCAGCTCCTGTTCAATGACTGCCTGAATATCCGGCCATTTTTCTTCCATGATATCAATACGTTTCAAAGCTGCTTCTATATCATTCTTACCGGCTTTTTCCTCCAAAGCAAGAACTCCGGGTGCGGCTGCTTCAAAGCGGTCAAGCACCATTGCTTCCCAGGCAGCTTTATCAAATGCCTTTACACGCTTCCTACATGCCGCAAAATCGATACCGTCCCGGGCAAGCTTCTTCCACATGGCGATTACTCCCGGTGTTGCCAGCCCCACCTTAGTTCCATGGAATACCGGTGCATGATGAGCAAATAAAAATTTCATTTCCCAATAATGCGAAACATGATGCTCACTGCCGGATGCCGGACGTGAATTGCCGACGAATCCCATAGCCATACCGGTTTCAATCAATGCCTCTGTAATTGCCTTTACCGCCGCTTTATCGCGTGTCATTACTCCATCTGCGTGCGCTACAACCTCCTTGATAGATTTATAAACCATATCAACAATTGTCTGACAGTAATATTCCCCGTTGATCATATGTGCAATTTTCCAGTCAACCAGACAGTTATACTTTCCTACAATATCGCCAAGACCTGCCTTAATCATATCCAGCGGTGCATTTGCCAGTACGTCCAGATCACCAAAAATTGCAGTCGGCACATGACAGTCATAGGTTGTTTTAAGATTATCAGTAATCAGTGCGGCGCCAACAGAAGCAAAGCCGTCCATACTCGGAGCGGTTGCCGCAATTCCATAGTTCAGTGAAAGCTTATAGGAAATGAATTTGCACAAGTCGTTTAAAGTTCCAGACCCGACGCCTAAAATGTAATCATATTGACGCTTCATATTCACCAGAATACGAAATACAGAGGCTTCATTCGGAACAACATCCGCTTCAAGGATGACACGATCGCTGGCGATTCCATTAGCGTTTAAATAAGCCTCAA
This region includes:
- a CDS encoding sn-glycerol-1-phosphate dehydrogenase encodes the protein MKMKVATFEINDYLGHAFTCDCGKQHTTRLEHVRVCDHVKEDILKYLQEHAYHTVYMIEDENTCRVYGEELEAYLNANGIASDRVILEADVVPNEASVFRILVNMKRQYDYILGVGSGTLNDLCKFISYKLSLNYGIAATAPSMDGFASVGAALITDNLKTTYDCHVPTAIFGDLDVLANAPLDMIKAGLGDIVGKYNCLVDWKIAHMINGEYYCQTIVDMVYKSIKEVVAHADGVMTRDKAAVKAITEALIETGMAMGFVGNSRPASGSEHHVSHYWEMKFLFAHHAPVFHGTKVGLATPGVIAMWKKLARDGIDFAACRKRVKAFDKAAWEAMVLDRFEAAAPGVLALEEKAGKNDIEAALKRIDIMEEKWPDIQAVIEQELPQPEEVTAILKSVEAAYRPMQVGIDETMTRDGVILAKEVRVRYGLLQLLWDLGLLEDYSTAFVAYYRNY